One window of the Armatimonadota bacterium genome contains the following:
- a CDS encoding nitroreductase family protein: MELEQAIASRRTIRRFEQRPVAADDLRAIADAGRLAASAGNRQPCRFIAVSERELVGRLHDCVAWLAAAGDPPPQARPMAYVAILADPEVNRNYASDCAAAAQNMLLAAHGHGLGGCWIGSVRRDTLQELLAIPAGLELYAVIALGYPAERAETYDAPATVAVTRSDDGVLRVPKRRLQDVLRFQRWGG, from the coding sequence ATGGAACTGGAGCAAGCGATCGCGTCCCGCCGCACCATTCGCCGCTTCGAGCAGCGGCCGGTGGCGGCCGACGACCTGCGCGCCATCGCCGACGCGGGGCGGCTGGCGGCCAGCGCAGGCAACCGCCAGCCGTGCCGGTTCATCGCGGTGTCGGAGCGGGAATTGGTGGGGCGGCTGCACGACTGCGTCGCCTGGCTGGCGGCGGCCGGCGACCCACCCCCGCAGGCGCGGCCGATGGCCTACGTCGCGATTCTCGCCGACCCGGAGGTCAATCGCAACTATGCCTCCGACTGCGCGGCGGCGGCGCAGAACATGCTGCTGGCGGCGCACGGGCACGGCCTCGGCGGCTGCTGGATCGGGTCGGTGCGGCGCGATACGCTGCAAGAGCTGCTGGCCATCCCGGCCGGGCTTGAACTCTATGCGGTGATCGCTCTGGGGTATCCGGCCGAGCGCGCCGAGACCTATGATGCGCCCGCCACAGTGGCGGTGACGCGGAGCGACGACGGCGTCCTGCGCGTTCCCAAGCGCCGGCTGCAGGACGTGCTGCGTTTCCAGCGCTGGGGAGGCTGA